From the genome of Anopheles moucheti chromosome 3, idAnoMoucSN_F20_07, whole genome shotgun sequence, one region includes:
- the LOC128303756 gene encoding uncharacterized protein LOC128303756 has protein sequence MNREKVNPSNRGKPKNSNDGTILADDKVFANRYIEWKYLMDKFNQTEEDDDGMSIDDALVLYGTNDEDEKRTEAAQEALECSEDEEDKANSKSDYAALEDQLTTALQRRSTEWKNNGMEKIFNSNFSLSVDYVRSWLEDCEHGTAKQMTQERATHFTEYDGNTQMDVTHQENISILNHKDRKQLASELSSNYELCSSDQRRVIVHQVEKTTISSFLVVDPRDCNRTDGPIPKLPLDSYFGNISTFKPFKFPNRIETLGSLSCGKDRLGKQLHGSRTINSSSFNSRSLISLMENSLQIVPKTRVESGLSKKHIKPNLKRRVNFKPFRKVHIIRDSSESSNSDEDFAPDDSEEECPARDSKATRTVPVRAMKKKPVTSNPSSLCSGSSDNSQRQTNAAIPKASVPSLPADIIIKKQKETRAPLINGLSQAGNGNEQPPKDQQQFVQTNERKYQMPDNYRHMLSVNGCCRYKTDGTIIYRPKPIHAGLPKDAERILLKAEDLDLSGIKSNLRRKKFDNFSCQTHPNSVLVYYMSDSDDEQSDALPVRNADEDSSDDDDPILNYKPKLCILTYFNEDP, from the exons ATGAATCGTGAGAAAGTAAATCCTTCGAACCGAGGCAAGCCGAAAAATTCAAA CGATGGTACCATTTTGGCAGACGATAAGGTATTCGCCAATCGCTATATAGAATGGAAGTACTTGATGGAT AAATTCAACCAAACAGAAGAGGACGATGACGGTATGTCAATCGATGATGCGCTTGTGCTGTATGGTACGaacgatgaagatgaaaagCGAACGGAAGCAGCGCAAGAAGCACTGGAATGTAGCGAGGACGAGGAGGATAAAGCGAACAGTAAAAGTGATTATGCTGCTTTGGAGGATCAATTGACTACTGCCTTGCAGCGTCGCAGCACCGAGTGGAAAAACAACGGCATGGAAAAGATATTCAACAGCAACTTCTCTCTCAGCGTTGATTACGTGCGAAGTTGGTTGGAAGATTGTGAGCATGGTACCGCCAAGCAGATGACACAGGAACGAGCAACACATTTCACGGAGTACGATGGAAACACGCAAATGGATGTCACCCATCAAGAGAACATTTCTATACTAAACCACAAGGATAGAAAACAGCTGGCATCGGAACTCAGTTCCAACTATGAGCTTTGTAGCTCCGATCAAAGGAGAGTAATCGTACATCAAGTAGAAAAGACAACCATTTCTTCGTTCCTAGTGGTAGATCCGCGTGATTGCAATAGAACGGATGGTCCGATACCGAAGTTGCCTCTGGACAGCTACTTTGGAAACATTTCCACCTTTAAGCCGTTTAAATTTCCAAATCGCATTGAAACACTGGGATCATTGTCATGTGGCAAAGATAGGTTAGGGAAACAGCTGCATGGAAGCCGTACGATCAATTCCAGTTCCTTTAACAGTAGATCGTTGATTAGTCTGATGGAAAACTCACTTCAAATAGTGCCAAAAACGCGCGTTGAAAGTGGTTTAAGCAAGAAACACATAAAACCAAACCTCAAGCGAAGGGTAAATTTTAAACCGTTTAGAAAAGTGCACATTATAAGAGATTCGTCTGAAAGTTCGAATTCGGATGAAGATTTTGCACCAGACGACTCTGAAGAAGAGTGCCCTGCACGTGATTCAAAAGCAACGCGCACTGTGCCTGTACGTGCGATGAAAAAGAAACCTGTCACCTCAAACCCGTCATCTTTATGTTCAGGCTCTAGTGATAATTCACAGCGCCAAACGAATGCGGCCATACCGAAAGCGTCAGTTCCATCGTTACCAGcagacatcatcatcaaaaagCAGAAGGAAACAAGAGCACCGTTAATAAATGGTTTGAGTCAAGCCGGTAATGGTAACGAGCAACCACCGAAAGATCAACAACAGTTcgtgcaaacaaacgaacggaaATATCAGATGCCGGACAATTATCGCCATATGTTGAGCGTTAATGGGTGCTGTCGCTATAAAACCGACGGTACAATTATTTATCGTCCCAAACCGATACACGCGGGTTTGCCGAAAGATGCAGAACGAATCCTACTCAAAGCCGAAGATCTGGATCTAAGTGGTATCAAATCCAACTTACGGCGCAAAAAGTTTGATAACTTTTCTTGCCAAACGCACCCAAACTCGGTGCTTGTGTACTACATGAGCGATTCCGACGATGAGCAGTCCGACGCGCTGCCGGTGCGGAATGCTGACGAGGATTCATCGGATGATGACGATCCCATACTCAACTATAAACCTAAACTCTGCATATTGACCTATTTCAACGAAGATCCGTAG